From the Paramormyrops kingsleyae isolate MSU_618 chromosome 7, PKINGS_0.4, whole genome shotgun sequence genome, one window contains:
- the LOC111849995 gene encoding follistatin-A-like, with amino-acid sequence MLRMLKKYQLHPGIIVLSIWLSHLIEDHKVQAGNCWLQQGKNGRCQFLYMYGMSREECCRSGRLGTSWTEEDVPNGTLFRWTVFSGGAPNCIPCKETCDNVDCGPGKKCKMNKRNKPRCVCAPDCSSVTWKGPVCGTDGKTYRDECALLKARCKSHLDLEVQYQGKCKKTCNDVLCPGSSTCVVDQANNAHCVTCNRICPEVTSPEQYLCGNDGIIYSSACHLRRATCLLGRSIGVAYEGKCIKAKSCADIQCSSGKKCLWDTRMGRGRCSFCEEVCPDSGSEEAVCASDNATYPSQCAMKRAACAMGVLLEIKHSGSCNSITEDQDDEEDDEDQDYMAYFHLSPIQDG; translated from the exons ATGCTAAGGATGCTAAAGAAATATCAGCTTCACCCTGGCATAATTGTATTGTCTATATGGCTTAGTCACCTCATAGAAGATCACAAAGTGCAGG CTGGTAACTGCTGGCTGCAGCAAGGCAAGAACGGAAGATGCCAGTTTCTATACATGTACGGGATGAGCAGAGAGGAATGCTGTCGGAGTGGCAGACTGGGTACTTCATGGACCGAGGAAGATGTACCAAATGGCACGTTGTTTCGATGGACGGTCTTCAGTGGAGGGGCTCCTAACTGTATACCTTGCAAAg AAACGTGTGACAACGTGGATTGCGGTCCAGGAAAGAAGTGTAAAATGAACAAGAGGAACAAACCGCGCTGCGTCTGTGCCCCAGACTGCTCCAGTGTCACCTGGAAAGGTCCTGTGTGTGGGACAGATGGAAAAACTTACAGAGACGAGTGCGCCCTGCTGAAAGCAAGATGTAAAAGTCACTTAGACCTCGAGGTCCAATATCAAGGGAAATGCAAAA AGACGTGCAACGATGTCCTATGCCCAGGCAGTTCAACGTGCGTCGTGGATCAGGCCAATAATGCGCATTGTGTGACATGTAATCGGATTTGCCCAGAAGTAACGTCGCCGGAGCAATACTTGTGTGGAAACGACGGAATCATCTATTCCAGCGCTTGTCATTTGAGAAGGGCTACCTGCCTTCTCGGCAGGTCCATTGGAGTTGCGTACGAAGGGAAATGCATAA AGGCCAAGTCCTGTGCCGACATCCAGTGCAGCTCAGGGAAGAAGTGTCTTTGGGATACAAGGATGGGTAGGGGGCGCTGTTCGTTCTGCGAGGAGGTGTGTCCAGATAGTGGCTCAGAAGAGGCTGTTTGCGCCAGTGATAACGCCACATATCCCAGCCAGTGTGCCATGAAGCGGGCTGCATGTGCTATGGGGGTTCTCCTGGAAATTAAGCATTCGGGATCTTGCAACT CTATTACTGAAGACCAGGACGATGAGGAAGATGATGAAGACCAAGATTACATGGCTTATTTCCATTTATCTCCAATACAGGATGGATAA